The following are encoded in a window of Dryobates pubescens isolate bDryPub1 chromosome 25, bDryPub1.pri, whole genome shotgun sequence genomic DNA:
- the CRYBB3 gene encoding beta-crystallin B3, whose translation MTEQQSPPEQMATGEGAGERGGNYKITIYELENFQGKKCELTEELPNIAEKELEKVGSIQVESGPWLGFERQAFAGEQFVLEKGDYPRWDSWSNSHNSDSLMSIRPLQIDSPEHKIHLFENAGYTGRKMEIVDDDVPSLWAHGFQDRVASVRALNGTWVGYEYPGYRGRQHVFEKGEYRHWNEWDANQPLIQSVRRVRDQQWHQRGSFENS comes from the exons ATGACTGAGCAGCAAAGTCCTCCTGAGCAGATGGCGACTGGGGAGGGTGCTGGCGAGCGAGGTGGCAATTACAAG ATTACCATCTACGAGCTGGAGAACTTCCAGGGGAAGAAGTGTGAGCTGACAGAGGAGCTCCCCAACATCGCcgagaaggagctggagaaggtggGCTCCATCCAGGTGGAGTCTGGCCC GTGGCTGGGCTTCGAGCGGCAGGCCTTCGCCGGGGAGCAGTTCGTGCTGGAGAAGGGAGACTACCCCCGCTGGGACTCCTGGTCCAACAGCCACAACAGCGACAGCCTGATGTCCATCCGGCCCCTCCAGATC GACAGCCCCGAGCACAAGATCCACCTCTTTGAGAACGCGGGCTACACCGGGCGGAAGATGGAGATCGTGGACGACGACGTCCCCAGCCTCTGGGCCCACGGCTTCCAGGACCGCGTGGCCAGCGTCAGGGCCCTCAATGGAAC GTGGGTGGGCTACGAGTACCCCGGGTACCGGGGCCGCCAGCACGTCTTCGAGAAGGGGGAGTACCGCCACTGGAACGAGTGGGACGCCAACCAACCTCTCATCCAGTCCGTGCGCCGCGTGCGGGACCAGCAGTGGCACCAGAGGGGCAGCTTCGAGAACAGCTGA